The DNA segment GTATGACCGCTACTAATAAACGggtcaggtttttttttattctataaATATCAAAAAGCATATGGTGTACTGCCCAAATTACATGCAGATACTTATACCATATACACTTCCAAAGTCTGCACTCAAAACAACCCCATTCATATTAAAAAATGCCATCCGTACGAATCACATCAACTTCTGAATGCGCTTCTgtcgccccctccctccacctcctcctcctcctcctcctcctcctcctcctcctcctcctcctcctcctcctcctcctcctccccctctctagcTGAACAGCTTCACGAAGCAGCCCTGGCAGTAGGGCTTGTCGTTCTGCTCCTTGAAGGTGCCCTTGTTGAGCTGCTTGAGGCAGAAGGCACAGACAAAGTGCTCCGGGTGGAACTTCTTGGCCATGGCGGTGATGCAGCGGCCCGTGATGGGCTTCTGGCAGCCGGAGCACAGGGAGCCGCGCCGCTCGTGGTAGTGCACTTCACAGTAGGGCTGCCCGTCGTGCTCGAAGAAACTGCCGTTCACAAACGGGGTGAAGCACTCCTGTGGAGaacgaaggtgtgtgtgtgtggggggtgacAAGGTTAAGACGGGGAATGTCATTTTCTTGATGTTTTctcatccaaagcaacttgcTATGAATTTAGATACAGCTAATAAAAAGGAGCCAATAGATGGCTCAGCATTTTGATCGAGGACGCTTACATGTAGGCTGGATGAACCCACACTTCAACCCCCCCGCGCCCAGGAGATCGGGTATCTGATCAATACGTTAATAACACCAACTCTTATAGTATGAAAAGAGGCTTCTTTAGTTCTTCTTTGCAACCAACGCACTCCACATGTTAACATCTAGTTCAGTGGCAGAAGCGAAATGGGCACAGAACATATGATCGAAGGCAACAGAAGTACAGACCCTGCAGACGAAACACTCGGGGTGCCAGAGAGAGTTGAGTGCGGAGATGTAGTTTTCCAGAATGGCTCGGGCACAGCCACCGCACTTAGGGGCGAACATGTCGAAGTAATCCTTCCGGCAGTACGCCTTGCCATCTTTCTCATGGAAACCTGCCCAGAAGACCAGCGTTCAAAGGTTGTTAAGGGAATTGTGGTTGTCATCAAGGAGGTTTACATTTTGTAGAATCTTATTGCGTgaatcttttatttttcttcccaGTTGATTTTCAAGGAGAATTTCTTTCTCTTTGATCGGAAAATAACATGTTTTATTAACCATCTAAAAAACTGTCTAGTAAATTTATGTCATGTGCAAGTGTCCAGTTCAGTGTAACTAAACACTTTAAAAAGGGAACCACAAGGCCAAACAAACCCTCGGGTCCGAAGAAGGATCCACACTGAGCACAGAAGAAGTGTTCAGGGTGCCATGTTCTGTCCAGCGCTGTCACCACTTTCTGTAAACAGAAACATAAAGAAAGTGTTTTCTGATAGCAGCATTTTCAACGACTTAATAAGCTGTTTGTGTGCCGAATTGGTGAATTAACGCTCTCGACTCACATCCAGAATGGGTCCATTGCAGTAGTAGCAGCGCGGGGAGAAGAGGTTGTGGTAGTCCTTCTCACAGTAGGGCTGCCCGTCACGCTCAAAGAAGTTTCTAGAACCGATCTCCTCTTGACAGTGTGTGCACACAAAGTGCTCGGGGTGCCATGTGCGCCCCATGGCCGTCACCACCTTGATTAGACAGAACGACAGCGACTATGTTGAGATCACCACCCACCATTTACCCAGGCTGCATAGAACAATAACTCAAACTCTCCAGGGCAGTCTACTTCGTGATGGCCATCCGTTGTCACTGACTGCCAGTCTTACCTGCCCCACGATGGGCTTGCTGCAGGCCCCACACACCCCCTTGGCCACCGTCTGCACCCCCAGCTTGTTGAGGTCTGACTGCAGGCTCCCCAGCATGTTGTCCAGTTTGTTCACCTGAGTGGTGGGAGGGCCACTACCCTTCCCCTGAGCACTGATCTGTTCGAGGAAGAGCAACAATAGTAACCATGTGCACTTTTGTGCCAACAGTTTGACTCTGAAACCAGCAACATAATTTGGAGTAGTGGAAAACAGAGAGGAAGAATAGCAGTATCAGGTGTGTGAGAAGCAGTGAATGGCGAAAGAGGACCATGCCTGCATTGAAGGGAAGATGGGGTCGCATTCGGTTTGACAGCCGACGGACACCAGCACCTTTGGGACGACCGCGGGCACGGGTTCCACGTGTGGAGGCGTAGCCAGGGGTCTGACAACACAGGGAGGGGGCTGTTGCtttggggctggggctgggggtggggctgggggtgggggttgcaTTACAGGGGAGGAAAAGGGCTTGACGGTGTGGTGAGCTGGTATGGCCCTGTGTAAGGGCTCGTGGTCGTAGGAGTAGTGCGAGGGGGTGGACATAGCAGgcgggagaggtggaggggtgggagCCGGGGGGTGCCTGGCGGGGGGCAGCCTCTTGGGTTCTTCCACGGTGGGGGTGCGgcgaggggcagggggggacgTAGGCGGGAACGCTTTCCTTTGTGGGATTAGCAAATCTCGAGCAATTATTATCTgagtgaaggaaggaaggaaacaggaaacagaaaggaaaggaaatgtGTGGAAAGAGATCACATGAGAAGGTCTATCACCTAATGTGGACAGATTtcgttcatctttttttttttcctgaaaaGCATGAGGCCAACCTTTTCCACTTCTGCGGCCGCCCCGTCCATCCGTAACCGCTGCGGTTTGGACATGACGATGACGCCCTCTGTGAGCCAGTCGTCCTGCTGCTTGCGGCGGCGCTCAGCGCGGCCAATGCCTAGCTTACCCTGCAGCTCCTCAATCAGTCGGTCCTGGGAGTTGCTCTTGTTGACGATGACCGGCCCCACTTTCCTCCGCAGGAGGCCGTCTCTGAGCATGGGGTGCACGTTGGGCGTCTCTTTGGTACGCTTTATGACTGACTTGAGctgagggtaggggggggggggggggggggggggggggcacagtggAGCACCTGAGCCGACGTAATCGGTAATCCAGGCACAAGCACAGGTTGGAGCAGCCAGGCGGTCGACTCCGTGTCAGTGGGAGCCAGAGTGCGGGCGGCGCCGGGGGGGTCAGTTGGCTCAGCGTCACACTTCATGCACAGCTCCACATGCTTATGGTGAGATTCAGCCACTccaacacacatcacacagacTAGGCTTAGTGCCTCTAGAAGCATTGGTCAGTCTGGCGGAACAGGTCCACTGTTAGAACCACATGCGATACACTGATCCAACTACAGTGTTCACTCTGACGATACTGACGATAGTACTTATACTACTATTAGTTATGTAGTGATGGTTTACATTCACTGACTGATGATTTTAAAACAACTGAATAATAGTTAACATTAAACGCAAACAGCAGGGGGTGCGAAAGCACAACAACCGCAAGGAAGACGTAT comes from the Gadus chalcogrammus isolate NIFS_2021 chromosome 6, NIFS_Gcha_1.0, whole genome shotgun sequence genome and includes:
- the pxnb gene encoding paxillin isoform X2, giving the protein MDDLDALLADLESTTSHISKRPVFLADETPYSIPTGGHSYQDVSAPPPVPPPPSTDALNGSLVEPPDSHHSSHQSLGLAKTNSWSGDTSPPQSHIEEEHVYSFPNKQKPSDSSAAAMTSALGNNLSELDRLLLELNAVQQNSPSFPTTEEAAPPLPSCSITHYENGGAPEIRVSPPPLDKPKRNGARPDEGRPGVEELLDGLEGSVPVPGPRPSDLHSELDTHSQQQARISASCATRELDELMASLSDFKISAQGKGSGPPTTQVNKLDNMLGSLQSDLNKLGVQTVAKGVCGACSKPIVGQVVTAMGRTWHPEHFVCTHCQEEIGSRNFFERDGQPYCEKDYHNLFSPRCYYCNGPILDKVVTALDRTWHPEHFFCAQCGSFFGPEGFHEKDGKAYCRKDYFDMFAPKCGGCARAILENYISALNSLWHPECFVCRECFTPFVNGSFFEHDGQPYCEVHYHERRGSLCSGCQKPITGRCITAMAKKFHPEHFVCAFCLKQLNKGTFKEQNDKPYCQGCFVKLFS